The Bacillota bacterium region TAGTGACCAAGCCTCCATTATTTCCCTTTTGGAGGTGACGGGCCACAAAGGTTAACACAAGGGGTTAACGACTTTGTGGCCTGAGCGTCCCAATGGACATATACTATAGGGGAAAAGCTCTTGGGCGGGTCTTGAACAGTAAAGAAAGACTCATCAGGAAGTACGGTTCGGAGCGTGGCCAGATGATCATGCGCAGGATGTTTCAGCTACTAGATGCTGATAACCTGGCCGACTTCAGCCGCCTCCCGCAGACGAGATTTCATCCCTTGAGAGAAAACCGGAAGGGTCAGTACGCGGTGAACGTCGGCTATCCGTTCAGACTCGTCTTCGAACCCGCGGGCGAGCGCCTTGAGCTTACGGCGGATGGAAGCGTGGATCTATCGAAGATCACCGTTATACGGATTAT contains the following coding sequences:
- a CDS encoding killer suppression protein, with protein sequence MDIYYRGKALGRVLNSKERLIRKYGSERGQMIMRRMFQLLDADNLADFSRLPQTRFHPLRENRKGQYAVNVGYPFRLVFEPAGERLELTADGSVDLSKITVIRIIEVVDYHGE